One Littorina saxatilis isolate snail1 linkage group LG1, US_GU_Lsax_2.0, whole genome shotgun sequence genomic window carries:
- the LOC138963426 gene encoding uncharacterized protein, with protein sequence MMWRGLSFLAVLLVIIPPGLHANATQVREILDKLVTAILENQETCSQSCADNLIKLDNGYFLAFRITPGIQSSAYEKFMADGNSDDTDCLVFQNVPEGCKTTDGRLSCDRHYRSRILDLWDRLPIARVRVGVYKDNVEQRFFEFNGNSSNFDNWFSQSRLINNSYTDLSATQATPNFFSIVGDQAFGRPFFINNNYGGCDNDAGWLMVSDKADPPCPWEKRNTTNSYPVIFFSSANAKSIYSITNAIADTLVISVKLGNTQ encoded by the exons ATGATGTGGCGCGGACTGTCGTTCTTGGCTGTGCTCTTGGTCATCATTCCGCCTGGCCTCCACGCCAACGCGACACAGGTTCGGGAAATCCTTGACAAGCTGGTGACTGCAATCCTGGAAAACCAGG AAACGTGCAGCCAATCATGCGCGGACAACTTAATCAAACTGGACAACGGCTACTTCCTGGCGTTTCGCATCACACCTGGCATCCAGTCTTCAGCTTATGAAAAGTTCATGGCGGACGGAAACAGTGACGACacggactgcctggtgttccaGAACGTTCCAGAAGGCTGCAAGACGACGGACGGACGCCTCTCGTGTGACCGCCATTACCGCAGCAGGATACTTGACCTGTGGGACAGACTCCCCATTGCTAGG GTTCGCGTTGGCGTTTACAAGGACAATGTGGAACAGCGTTTCTTTGAGTTCAACGGCAACAGTTCGAACTTCGACAACTGGTTCAGCCAAAGCAGGTTGATCAATAATTCTTACACCGACCTGTCTGCAACCCAGGCCACGCCAAACTTCTTTTCTATTGTAGG GGATCAGGCGTTCGGAAGACCTTTCTTTATCAACAACAACTATGGCGGTTGTGATAACGATGCTGGCTGGCTTATGGTCAGTGATAAAGCAGATCCACCCTGCCCCTGGGAGAAGAGAAACACAACCAATTCCTATCCTGTTATCTTCTTCAGCAGCGCCAATGCCAAGTCCATCTATAGCATTacgaacg